A single region of the Nocardioides aurantiacus genome encodes:
- a CDS encoding GNAT family N-acetyltransferase, with the protein MIPAPTERLRFREMEEADLDAMAALLGDPEVMRFYPAPKTRDEALEWIRWSRRGYAEHGHGLWVLETHEGEFVGDCGLTWQPVGGAQVLEVGYHVVAALQGRGYATEAARACVELALGAVGESRVVAIVVPDNAPSRRVAEKVGLRVEQEAVVHGRAAVVLGLRS; encoded by the coding sequence GTGATCCCGGCCCCGACGGAACGTCTGCGCTTCCGCGAGATGGAGGAGGCCGACCTCGACGCGATGGCCGCGCTGCTCGGCGACCCCGAGGTGATGCGCTTCTACCCGGCGCCCAAGACCCGCGACGAGGCGCTGGAGTGGATCCGCTGGAGCCGGCGCGGCTACGCGGAGCACGGCCACGGGCTGTGGGTCCTGGAGACCCACGAGGGTGAGTTCGTCGGTGACTGCGGGCTGACCTGGCAACCGGTGGGCGGGGCGCAGGTGCTCGAGGTCGGCTACCACGTGGTGGCGGCACTGCAGGGGCGCGGGTACGCCACCGAGGCCGCCCGAGCCTGTGTGGAGCTGGCCCTCGGTGCCGTGGGGGAGTCGCGCGTGGTCGCGATCGTCGTCCCGGACAACGCGCCCTCGCGCCGGGTCGCGGAGAAGGTCGGGCTGCGGGTCGAGCAGGAGGCCGTGGTCCACGGCCGCGCCGCGGTCGTCCTGGGTCTGCGCTCATGA
- a CDS encoding ABC transporter permease, whose translation MILLAGSVAPAPDWRLGVVLVLLVALAVGVSLLARTGVAREQLVAAVRAVVQLAAVSLVIAAALSSVWWSLLVVLGMYAVAVATATRRVDVPARQAGWVGLAVAAGALPVLVLSLGSGVVPFSGAGIVPVAGIVVGGTMTAATLTGRRTSDELAQQHGRYEAALALGLPQHEAAFLVVEPSAREALVPGIDQTRTVGLVTLPGAFIGVLLGGGTPLEAASAQVLVLVGLMAGQAVTNAVMLRLMTRARIVRRDLAGVFPR comes from the coding sequence ATGATCCTGCTCGCGGGGTCGGTCGCGCCGGCACCGGACTGGCGGCTGGGCGTGGTGCTGGTTCTGCTCGTCGCGCTGGCGGTCGGCGTCTCGCTCCTGGCCCGCACCGGCGTCGCCCGCGAGCAGCTCGTCGCGGCGGTGCGGGCGGTGGTGCAGCTCGCGGCCGTCTCGCTGGTCATCGCGGCCGCGCTCTCGTCGGTCTGGTGGTCGCTGCTGGTCGTCCTCGGGATGTACGCCGTGGCGGTGGCCACCGCCACGAGGCGGGTCGACGTGCCGGCGCGCCAGGCCGGGTGGGTCGGCCTGGCCGTGGCCGCGGGCGCGCTCCCGGTGCTGGTGCTCAGCCTCGGGTCGGGCGTGGTCCCGTTCTCCGGGGCCGGGATCGTGCCGGTGGCCGGCATCGTCGTCGGTGGGACGATGACGGCGGCGACGCTGACCGGGCGGCGTACGTCGGACGAGCTGGCGCAGCAGCACGGACGCTACGAGGCCGCCCTCGCCCTCGGGCTGCCGCAGCACGAGGCGGCCTTCCTGGTGGTCGAGCCCTCGGCCCGGGAGGCACTGGTGCCCGGCATCGACCAGACCCGCACCGTCGGCCTGGTGACGCTGCCCGGCGCCTTCATCGGCGTGCTGCTCGGCGGCGGTACGCCCCTGGAGGCGGCCTCGGCCCAGGTGCTGGTGCTGGTCGGGCTGATGGCGGGGCAGGCCGTCACCAACGCCGTGATGCTGCGCCTGATGACCCGCGCCCGGATCGTGCGGCGCGACCTGGCGGGAGTCTTCCCGCGCTAG
- a CDS encoding alpha/beta fold hydrolase, which translates to MTAEPPQGASGDGDVMTPLRRDVVRQLTVRGITARVSVRPGVGSYASKPPLLLCNGIGVSLEALQPLVDQLHPDRGLVRFDVPGIGGSALPPTPYPIAALSSWVTALMAKLGHRRFDVFGLSWGGGLAQQLAVQSPRKVHRVVLVATGTGCLMVPASPRVLGIMSTPRRHRDPEYAARVAPEIYGGSMRTDPERGAALLHAATRSGPKRGYYYQLAAMAGWTSLPFLGLLRQPTLVMGGDDDPIIPAVNPRMQAAMIPRARLHLYHGGHLGILTEADELAPVIDAFLDEPDTLRRPA; encoded by the coding sequence ATGACCGCTGAGCCGCCGCAGGGAGCCTCCGGCGACGGTGACGTGATGACGCCGCTCCGCCGCGACGTCGTGCGCCAGCTGACGGTGCGCGGCATCACGGCACGCGTGTCCGTGCGGCCCGGGGTCGGGTCCTACGCGAGCAAGCCGCCACTGCTGCTGTGCAACGGCATCGGGGTCAGCCTCGAGGCGTTGCAGCCGTTGGTCGACCAGCTCCACCCCGACCGCGGCCTGGTGCGCTTCGACGTGCCCGGCATCGGCGGGTCGGCGCTGCCGCCCACGCCGTACCCCATCGCCGCGCTGTCGTCGTGGGTCACCGCCCTGATGGCCAAGCTGGGGCACCGCCGCTTCGACGTCTTCGGGCTGTCGTGGGGCGGTGGCCTGGCCCAGCAGCTGGCGGTGCAGTCGCCGCGCAAGGTGCACCGCGTGGTGCTGGTCGCCACCGGCACCGGCTGCCTGATGGTGCCCGCCTCGCCGCGGGTGCTCGGCATCATGTCGACGCCGCGACGCCACCGCGACCCGGAGTACGCCGCTCGGGTGGCCCCCGAGATCTACGGCGGCTCGATGCGCACCGATCCCGAGCGTGGTGCCGCCCTGCTCCACGCCGCGACCCGGTCGGGCCCGAAGCGGGGCTACTACTACCAGCTCGCCGCGATGGCGGGCTGGACGAGCCTGCCGTTCCTCGGCCTGCTGCGGCAGCCGACCCTGGTGATGGGGGGCGACGACGACCCGATCATCCCGGCGGTCAACCCCCGGATGCAGGCGGCGATGATCCCGCGCGCCCGGCTGCACCTCTACCACGGCGGCCACCTCGGCATCCTGACCGAGGCCGACGAGCTGGCCCCGGTGATCGATGCCTTCCTGGACGAGCCCGACACCCTGAGGAGACCTGCATGA
- a CDS encoding PHA/PHB synthase family protein: protein MTATTEKPAVETPAQRASEEQPAQKKPAAKKSSPTTKAAARRTSRKGAAKASEKASGAASGAAERRMHRQDESQEQAETSASTALATPLDLLLADAGTGPLRRFVPGVSGIKFTAGLARHPGKVVRRTTGLAAELTRVGLGRSRLAPAEKDRRFTEEAWARNPLFKRTLQGYLALGAAARGLVDDAALEWGDDQRIRFIMDNLVEAAAPSNNPFLNPKVLKRTLDTGGGNLVEGGRRLVRDFATPPRVPSMVEADAFEVGKDIAVTPGAVVFRTDVFELIQYTPQTPKVREVPVLIVPPTINKYYVIDLAEQRSLVEHLVQSGQQVFCISWRNPDVRHADWGLDTYGQAILEAMSACEDISRQDRTAIFGICSGGMIASMVLAHLARTDQLDRVAAYSLAVTVLDQERAGVTSALLSHKSAAASTQASKEKGYLDGRTLAEIFAWLRPNDLIWNYWVNNYLMGHAPKAFDILYWNADPVRMSAAMHRDFMDLAIRNALVEPDAATILDTPVDLSRVTTDAYVVAGIADHLCKWESCYQTTQLLGGDTKFVLSTSGHIAAMVNPPGNPKASFQTSPSGGGQQGTDNPADAAEWLDRAVKVKGSWWDDWTGWLAERTGEERAKPRRLGNASHEPLADAPGTYVHDR from the coding sequence ATGACAGCCACGACCGAGAAGCCGGCCGTCGAGACCCCCGCGCAGCGGGCCTCCGAGGAGCAGCCGGCGCAGAAGAAGCCGGCGGCGAAGAAGTCCTCGCCGACCACGAAGGCAGCTGCGAGGAGGACGAGCCGGAAGGGCGCGGCCAAGGCGAGCGAGAAGGCGTCGGGGGCGGCGTCGGGGGCGGCGGAACGTCGGATGCACCGCCAGGACGAGTCGCAGGAGCAGGCCGAGACCTCGGCCAGCACCGCCCTCGCCACCCCCCTCGACCTGCTGCTGGCCGACGCCGGCACCGGGCCGCTGCGGCGGTTCGTGCCCGGGGTCTCCGGCATCAAGTTCACCGCGGGGCTCGCGCGCCACCCCGGCAAGGTCGTACGCCGCACCACCGGGCTCGCCGCCGAGCTGACCCGGGTCGGCCTGGGCCGCTCCCGGCTCGCCCCGGCCGAGAAGGACCGCCGCTTCACCGAGGAGGCGTGGGCCCGCAACCCGCTGTTCAAGCGCACCCTCCAGGGCTACCTCGCGCTCGGCGCGGCCGCCCGCGGCCTGGTCGACGACGCCGCGCTCGAGTGGGGCGACGACCAGCGGATCCGCTTCATCATGGACAACCTGGTCGAGGCGGCCGCACCCAGCAACAACCCCTTCCTGAACCCCAAGGTGCTCAAGCGGACCCTCGACACCGGGGGCGGCAACCTCGTCGAGGGCGGCCGTCGGCTGGTGCGCGACTTCGCGACCCCGCCGCGGGTGCCGTCGATGGTCGAGGCCGACGCCTTCGAGGTCGGCAAGGACATCGCCGTCACCCCGGGTGCCGTCGTGTTCCGCACCGACGTCTTCGAGCTGATCCAGTACACCCCGCAGACGCCCAAGGTGCGCGAGGTCCCGGTGCTGATCGTGCCGCCGACGATCAACAAGTACTACGTCATCGACCTCGCCGAGCAGCGCTCGCTCGTCGAGCACCTCGTGCAGTCCGGCCAGCAGGTGTTCTGCATCTCCTGGCGCAACCCCGACGTGCGTCACGCCGACTGGGGCCTGGACACCTACGGCCAGGCGATCCTGGAGGCGATGTCGGCCTGCGAGGACATCTCGCGCCAGGACAGGACCGCGATCTTCGGGATCTGCTCCGGCGGCATGATCGCCTCGATGGTGCTCGCGCACCTGGCCCGGACCGACCAGCTCGACCGCGTGGCGGCGTACAGCCTGGCGGTGACGGTGCTCGACCAGGAGCGCGCGGGCGTCACCAGCGCGCTGCTGTCGCACAAGTCGGCGGCCGCTTCGACGCAGGCGTCGAAGGAGAAGGGCTACCTCGACGGGCGCACGCTGGCGGAGATCTTCGCTTGGCTGCGGCCCAACGACCTGATCTGGAACTACTGGGTCAACAACTACCTGATGGGCCACGCCCCGAAGGCCTTCGACATCCTCTACTGGAACGCCGACCCGGTGCGGATGTCGGCGGCGATGCACCGCGACTTCATGGACCTGGCGATCCGCAACGCCCTGGTCGAGCCCGACGCGGCGACGATCCTCGACACCCCCGTGGACCTGTCCCGGGTCACCACCGACGCCTACGTCGTGGCCGGGATCGCCGACCACCTGTGCAAGTGGGAGTCGTGCTACCAGACGACCCAGCTGCTGGGCGGCGACACCAAGTTCGTGCTGTCGACCAGCGGGCACATCGCCGCCATGGTCAACCCGCCCGGCAACCCCAAGGCCAGCTTCCAGACCTCGCCGTCCGGAGGTGGCCAGCAGGGCACCGACAACCCGGCCGACGCCGCCGAGTGGCTCGACCGGGCGGTCAAGGTCAAGGGCAGCTGGTGGGACGACTGGACGGGCTGGCTGGCCGAGCGCACCGGCGAGGAGAGGGCCAAGCCCCGTCGCCTGGGCAACGCGTCCCACGAGCCGCTCGCGGACGCGCCCGGGACCTACGTCCATGACCGCTGA
- a CDS encoding peptide chain release factor 3 — translation MPAHENPGPVIPTPTDARPPASQSASQHATDDVRREALRRRTFAVISHPDAGKSTLTEALALHAQVINEAGAVHGKAGRRATVSDWMDMEKARGISITSAALQFAYGEHVVNLVDTPGHSDFSEDTYRVLSAVDAAVMLVDAAKGLEPQTLKLFRVCKARGIPVITVINKWDRPGLDPLALMEEIQDQIGLVPTPLTWPVGIAGDFRGVLDRRTGGYVAYTRTAGGATRAPEERLDAGAAEQREGDVWTTSVEESELLAADGADHDQDLFLSGFTTPVLFASAILNFGVATILETLVELAPPAAPFHHGTEDADGRPAEVREVTAPFSAFVFKVQAGMDTNHRDRLAFARVCSGVFERGMVVVHAQSGRPFATKYAQSVFGRDRAVLDTAYPGDIVGLVNANALKIGDTIYVDEPVQFPPIATFAPEHFAVATAVDRGRFKQFQRGIDQLDGEGVVQVLRSDLRGNQSPVLAAVGPMQFEVASARMADEFGAAIRLETLGYSQARRTDAASAPTFAGVRGVEVLERNDGTLLVLAPDKWRMSVMERDHPDLTLEPLLAGER, via the coding sequence CTGCCCGCCCACGAGAACCCAGGACCCGTCATCCCCACGCCCACCGACGCCAGGCCGCCCGCCTCGCAGTCCGCCTCGCAGCACGCCACCGACGACGTACGCCGGGAGGCGCTGCGCCGCCGCACGTTCGCCGTCATCAGCCACCCCGACGCCGGCAAGTCGACGCTGACCGAGGCGCTGGCGCTGCACGCCCAGGTCATCAACGAGGCGGGTGCCGTGCACGGCAAGGCCGGCCGCCGCGCGACCGTCTCGGACTGGATGGACATGGAGAAGGCCCGCGGCATCTCCATCACCTCGGCGGCGCTGCAGTTCGCCTACGGCGAGCACGTCGTCAACCTGGTCGACACCCCCGGTCACTCCGACTTCTCCGAGGACACCTACCGCGTGCTCTCGGCCGTCGACGCGGCCGTGATGCTGGTCGACGCGGCCAAGGGGCTGGAGCCGCAGACGCTCAAGCTGTTCCGGGTCTGCAAGGCCCGCGGCATCCCGGTCATCACCGTCATCAACAAGTGGGACCGTCCGGGCCTGGACCCGCTGGCGCTGATGGAGGAGATCCAGGACCAGATCGGGCTGGTGCCGACGCCGCTGACCTGGCCGGTCGGCATCGCGGGCGACTTCCGCGGTGTGCTCGACCGCCGCACCGGCGGCTACGTCGCCTACACCCGCACCGCGGGCGGTGCGACCCGCGCTCCGGAGGAGCGGCTGGACGCCGGCGCGGCCGAGCAGCGCGAGGGCGACGTCTGGACGACCAGCGTCGAGGAGTCCGAGCTGCTCGCGGCCGACGGCGCCGACCACGACCAGGACCTCTTCCTGTCCGGGTTCACCACACCCGTGCTGTTCGCCTCGGCGATCCTCAACTTCGGCGTCGCCACCATCCTGGAGACGCTGGTCGAGCTGGCGCCCCCGGCGGCGCCGTTCCACCACGGCACGGAGGACGCCGACGGCCGGCCCGCCGAGGTACGGGAGGTGACCGCGCCGTTCAGCGCCTTCGTCTTCAAGGTCCAGGCGGGGATGGACACCAACCACCGCGACCGGCTGGCCTTCGCCCGGGTCTGCTCCGGCGTCTTCGAGCGCGGCATGGTCGTGGTGCACGCGCAGAGCGGCCGGCCGTTCGCGACCAAGTACGCCCAGAGCGTCTTCGGTCGCGACCGAGCGGTCCTCGACACGGCGTACCCCGGCGACATCGTGGGCCTGGTCAACGCCAACGCCCTCAAGATCGGCGACACCATCTACGTCGACGAGCCGGTGCAGTTCCCGCCGATCGCGACCTTCGCCCCCGAGCACTTCGCCGTGGCGACCGCCGTCGACCGCGGTCGGTTCAAGCAGTTCCAGCGTGGGATCGACCAGCTCGACGGCGAGGGCGTGGTGCAGGTGCTGCGCTCGGACCTGCGGGGCAACCAGTCGCCGGTGCTCGCCGCGGTCGGCCCGATGCAGTTCGAGGTCGCCTCGGCGCGGATGGCCGACGAGTTCGGTGCGGCGATCCGCCTGGAGACGCTGGGCTACAGCCAGGCCCGCCGCACCGATGCCGCCTCGGCACCCACCTTCGCCGGCGTCCGCGGGGTGGAGGTGCTCGAGCGCAACGACGGCACCCTGCTGGTGCTCGCGCCCGACAAGTGGCGGATGAGCGTGATGGAGCGCGACCACCCCGACCTCACCCTCGAGCCGCTGCTCGCCGGGGAGCGCTGA
- the ychF gene encoding redox-regulated ATPase YchF, giving the protein MALTIGIVGLPNAGKSTLFNALTKNDVLAANYPFATIEPNVGVVGVPDSRLGVLAGIFSSAKVLPATVEFVDIAGIVAGASQGEGLGNKFLSHIRESSAICQVTRVFRDEDVTHVDGKVDPASDISTIQTEMILADLQTVEKAVPRLEKEARGDKAKAANLAAAREALEALEAGTPISSTKIDRDLVRELSLLTAKPYIYVFNCDADELGDEELKQRMRDIVAPAEAIFLDAKFEAELVELGDDEEAREMLAETGVDEPGLDVLARVGFDTLGLQTYLTAGPKESRAWTVRKGATAPEAAGVIHTDFQKGFIKAEIVSFDDLVEAGSMAAAKSAGKVRMEGKDYVMADGDVVEFRFNV; this is encoded by the coding sequence GTGGCCCTCACCATCGGGATCGTCGGACTCCCCAACGCCGGCAAGTCGACCCTCTTCAACGCGCTCACCAAGAACGACGTGCTCGCGGCGAACTACCCCTTCGCGACGATCGAGCCCAACGTCGGCGTCGTCGGGGTGCCCGACAGCCGTCTCGGCGTGCTCGCCGGGATCTTCTCCTCGGCCAAGGTGCTGCCCGCCACGGTGGAGTTCGTCGACATCGCCGGCATCGTCGCCGGCGCCTCCCAGGGGGAGGGCCTGGGCAACAAGTTCCTCTCCCACATCCGGGAGTCCTCGGCCATCTGCCAGGTGACCCGCGTCTTCCGCGACGAGGACGTCACCCACGTCGACGGCAAGGTCGACCCCGCCTCGGACATCTCCACCATCCAGACCGAGATGATCCTCGCCGACCTGCAGACGGTCGAGAAGGCCGTGCCGCGGCTGGAGAAGGAGGCCCGCGGCGACAAGGCCAAGGCGGCCAACCTCGCCGCCGCCCGCGAGGCGCTGGAGGCACTCGAGGCCGGTACGCCGATCAGCTCGACGAAGATCGACCGGGACCTCGTCCGCGAGCTGTCGCTGCTGACCGCCAAGCCCTACATCTACGTCTTCAACTGCGACGCCGACGAGCTCGGCGACGAGGAGCTCAAGCAGCGGATGCGCGACATCGTCGCGCCGGCCGAGGCGATCTTCCTCGACGCGAAGTTCGAGGCCGAGCTGGTCGAGCTCGGCGACGACGAGGAGGCGCGCGAGATGCTCGCCGAGACCGGGGTCGACGAGCCCGGGCTCGACGTCCTGGCCCGGGTCGGCTTCGACACCCTCGGCCTGCAGACCTACCTCACCGCCGGCCCCAAGGAGTCGCGCGCCTGGACGGTCCGCAAGGGCGCCACCGCGCCCGAGGCCGCCGGCGTCATCCACACCGACTTCCAGAAGGGCTTCATCAAGGCCGAGATCGTCTCCTTCGACGACCTCGTCGAGGCCGGCTCCATGGCCGCCGCCAAGAGCGCCGGCAAGGTGCGCATGGAGGGCAAGGACTACGTCATGGCCGACGGCGACGTCGTGGAGTTCCGCTTCAACGTCTGA
- a CDS encoding long-chain-fatty-acid--CoA ligase, translating into MTNLADNLTATAERFPDRPAIKLDDLVLTWSDVQAGAQRVAGMLRSKGIGPGDRVGMVLPNVPPFPVIFYGALTVGAVVVPMNPLLKGREVKYYLEDSGASIVFAWKDMAEEAGKGASEVGIECVEVGTDFADVLAQHDPVTEVVSREDDDDVVLLYTSGTTGQPKGAQLTHHSMSTNAATSAETLIEITEDDVVMGCLPLFHVFGLTCGLNASVLKGSCLTLVPRFDPEKALEVVGRDKVTVFEGVPTMYAALLHAKGADAADMSSLRTCISGGSAMPVEVMKSFEKKFDCIVLEGYGLSETSPVASFNQPGQERKPGSIGTEVRGCEMKVVDDDGNEVPQGEKGEIVIKGENVMKGYWGRDEATAESIKDGWFATGDVATRDEDGYFFIVDRKKDLIIRGGYNVYPREVEEALYEHEAVREVAVIGIKDDSLGEEVGAAVALKEGASVEVEELQAFAKDRLAAYKYPRAVWIVEELPKGPTGKILRREVNAPENGS; encoded by the coding sequence ATGACGAACCTGGCCGACAACCTGACCGCGACCGCCGAGCGGTTCCCCGACCGCCCCGCCATCAAGCTCGACGACCTGGTTCTGACGTGGTCCGACGTGCAGGCCGGGGCCCAGCGCGTCGCCGGGATGCTGCGCAGCAAGGGCATCGGGCCGGGCGACCGGGTCGGGATGGTGCTGCCCAACGTGCCGCCGTTCCCGGTGATCTTCTACGGCGCCCTCACGGTCGGCGCGGTCGTGGTCCCGATGAACCCGCTGCTCAAGGGCCGCGAGGTGAAGTACTACCTCGAGGACTCCGGCGCCTCGATCGTCTTCGCGTGGAAGGACATGGCCGAGGAGGCCGGCAAGGGCGCCTCGGAGGTCGGCATCGAGTGCGTCGAGGTCGGCACCGACTTCGCCGACGTGCTGGCCCAGCACGACCCCGTCACCGAGGTGGTCAGCCGCGAGGACGACGACGACGTCGTGCTGCTCTACACCTCCGGCACCACCGGGCAGCCCAAGGGGGCCCAGCTGACGCACCACAGCATGAGCACCAACGCCGCGACCAGCGCCGAGACCCTCATCGAGATCACCGAGGACGACGTCGTCATGGGCTGCCTGCCCCTCTTCCACGTGTTCGGGCTGACCTGCGGTCTCAACGCCTCGGTCCTCAAGGGCTCCTGCCTGACCCTGGTCCCGCGCTTCGACCCCGAGAAGGCGCTCGAGGTCGTGGGCCGCGACAAGGTCACCGTCTTCGAGGGCGTCCCGACCATGTACGCCGCGCTGCTGCACGCCAAGGGCGCGGACGCAGCCGACATGTCGAGCCTGCGCACCTGCATCTCCGGCGGCTCGGCCATGCCCGTGGAGGTGATGAAGAGCTTCGAGAAGAAGTTCGACTGCATCGTGCTCGAGGGCTACGGCCTGTCCGAGACCTCCCCGGTCGCCTCCTTCAACCAGCCCGGCCAGGAGCGCAAGCCCGGCTCGATCGGCACCGAGGTCCGGGGCTGCGAGATGAAGGTCGTCGACGACGACGGCAACGAGGTCCCCCAGGGCGAGAAGGGCGAGATCGTCATCAAGGGCGAGAACGTCATGAAGGGGTACTGGGGACGGGACGAGGCGACCGCCGAGTCGATCAAGGACGGCTGGTTCGCCACCGGGGACGTCGCCACCCGTGACGAGGACGGCTACTTCTTCATCGTCGACCGCAAGAAGGACCTCATCATCCGCGGGGGTTACAACGTCTACCCGCGCGAGGTCGAGGAGGCGCTCTACGAGCACGAGGCCGTCCGCGAGGTGGCCGTGATCGGCATCAAGGACGACTCGCTCGGCGAGGAGGTCGGCGCCGCCGTCGCGCTCAAGGAGGGCGCCTCGGTCGAGGTCGAGGAGCTGCAGGCCTTCGCCAAGGACCGGCTGGCCGCCTACAAGTACCCCCGCGCGGTGTGGATCGTCGAGGAGCTCCCCAAGGGCCCCACCGGCAAGATCCTGCGCCGCGAGGTCAACGCACCCGAGAACGGATCCTGA
- a CDS encoding acyl-CoA dehydrogenase family protein, which translates to MSELDGQVDESPFSDFLGFELLLEEQDRELLSRVRAWMTREVEPVINDYWTRAEFPHELLGGMAELGIAGLAYDGPGCPGRGALVDGLVAMELARVDPSMGTFMGVHGGLAMGSIQLGGSDEQRERWLPAMARMELIGAFGLTEPETGSAISQGLATTATRDGDEWVLNGDKKWIGNATFADLIVVWARDTDDGQVKGFVVEKGTDGVELVKQEDKIALRVVQNAEIHLRDARVPEANRLQRAESFRTTADVLRVTRMGVAWQAAGCARGAFEHALRYTKQREQFGRPIAGFQMVQDLLVKMLANVTASTAMNARASQLQDAGQLRDEHASLCKAHATVRMREAVGWAREVLGGNGILLEHHVGRFVADAEAIYSYEGTREINTLIVGRAITGESAFV; encoded by the coding sequence ATGAGCGAGCTCGACGGCCAGGTGGACGAGTCCCCCTTCTCCGACTTCCTGGGGTTCGAGCTGCTGCTCGAGGAGCAGGACCGCGAGCTGCTCAGCCGGGTGCGGGCGTGGATGACCCGTGAGGTCGAGCCGGTCATCAACGACTACTGGACCCGCGCGGAGTTCCCCCACGAGCTGCTGGGTGGCATGGCCGAGCTCGGCATCGCCGGCCTGGCGTACGACGGCCCCGGCTGTCCCGGCCGCGGCGCTCTCGTCGACGGCCTGGTCGCCATGGAGCTCGCCCGCGTCGACCCCTCGATGGGCACCTTCATGGGCGTCCACGGCGGCCTGGCGATGGGCTCGATCCAGCTCGGCGGCTCCGACGAGCAGCGCGAGCGCTGGCTGCCCGCGATGGCGCGGATGGAGCTGATCGGCGCCTTCGGCCTGACCGAGCCCGAGACCGGCTCGGCCATCTCGCAGGGCCTGGCCACCACCGCGACCCGCGACGGCGACGAGTGGGTCCTCAACGGCGACAAGAAGTGGATCGGCAACGCGACCTTCGCCGACCTGATCGTCGTCTGGGCCCGCGACACCGACGACGGCCAGGTCAAGGGCTTCGTCGTCGAGAAGGGCACCGACGGCGTCGAGCTGGTCAAGCAGGAGGACAAGATCGCCCTCCGCGTCGTCCAGAACGCCGAGATCCACCTGCGCGACGCCCGGGTCCCCGAGGCCAACCGGCTGCAGCGCGCCGAGTCCTTCCGCACCACCGCCGACGTGCTGCGCGTGACCCGGATGGGCGTGGCCTGGCAGGCCGCCGGGTGCGCCCGCGGCGCCTTCGAGCACGCGCTGCGCTACACCAAGCAGCGCGAGCAGTTCGGGCGTCCGATCGCCGGCTTCCAGATGGTCCAGGACCTGCTGGTCAAGATGCTGGCCAACGTCACCGCGTCCACCGCCATGAACGCCCGCGCCTCGCAGCTGCAGGACGCCGGCCAGCTGCGCGACGAGCACGCCTCGCTGTGCAAGGCCCACGCGACGGTCCGGATGCGCGAGGCGGTCGGCTGGGCCCGCGAGGTCCTCGGCGGCAACGGCATCCTGCTCGAGCACCACGTCGGCCGCTTCGTGGCCGACGCCGAGGCGATCTACTCCTACGAGGGCACCCGCGAGATCAACACCCTCATCGTCGGTCGGGCGATCACGGGCGAGAGCGCCTTCGTCTAG
- a CDS encoding AAA family ATPase: MYVVLTGPPASGKSTLAAALAVELGLPLLAKDTLKQGLVDVLGAADVAISRALGRAAVVALLAVAREARSGVLDSVWVDRARALEQLGELGVDVEVHCRVDVPTLRERYAARAATKGPGHFDADRPEDELWPPEARAPLAGGWPVVEVDTSAPVDVPALARDVIAIVASRPRS, from the coding sequence GTGTACGTCGTCCTCACCGGTCCGCCCGCCTCCGGCAAGAGCACCCTCGCGGCCGCGCTCGCGGTCGAGCTCGGGCTGCCGCTGCTGGCCAAGGACACCCTGAAGCAGGGACTGGTCGACGTCCTGGGGGCGGCGGACGTCGCGATCTCGCGGGCGCTGGGACGGGCCGCGGTGGTGGCGCTGCTGGCTGTCGCCCGGGAGGCGCGGTCGGGGGTGCTGGACAGCGTGTGGGTCGACCGGGCCCGGGCGCTCGAGCAGCTGGGCGAGCTCGGGGTGGACGTCGAGGTGCACTGCCGGGTCGACGTACCGACGCTGCGGGAGCGGTACGCCGCCCGCGCGGCCACCAAGGGGCCGGGTCACTTCGACGCCGACCGCCCCGAGGACGAGCTGTGGCCGCCGGAGGCGCGCGCGCCGCTGGCCGGAGGCTGGCCGGTCGTCGAGGTCGACACCTCCGCTCCCGTCGACGTCCCTGCCCTCGCCCGGGACGTCATCGCGATCGTGGCCTCCAGACCACGATCCTGA